DNA sequence from the Malus sylvestris chromosome 10, drMalSylv7.2, whole genome shotgun sequence genome:
agctagcatatgagATGAAAATGtgacgagctagcatatgtgatgaatatgcgataagctagcatatgtgatgaatatgcgatgaaatatatgatgaactagtatatgtgatgagatatgggtaagtcgtacaagtcaccataggtgactccgacttgcgtactagtatgagttattaatcacatgattatttgtTATTGCTGACGAGATAATGtgttatggtatatttatgatttttctagaaattatacaggtgttgtagcgaggagttacaatattttatatgggttctattaaaattgtatttacagggccactcacctttgtcttgtcttcaccctccaggttttattagctgagctttcaTATCGTTAAAGATTCGTGGTGAtccttggtattggagattatttcaagagtacgattcttaattcacttttctgtacttacttatgctctaacgtcacgtgtgaagtgagttcattcccgctcaccggtgcactctggtatttaggcactctcaggtttaaatttattcacatttttccacatcatcacactttatggtttcgtcaccttccaggtgtcggccagcacagctcaattcggagtcctagtggacattccggataGGGGTGTGTCAatacttgtattaaaaaaattggttcTATGTAGCATTAGTATTATTATCATTTATCAAATGATTTTAGAATGATAACACAATTAGGTCATAAATATCAAACTTGTATTattcataataattattattgttGATGTGTAAGATTACATTTAAAGTTAGGTTGGTCCTCCTAACTCCTTATTAAAATCCTGGCTACGCCACTAACATGAGGTGATGAAAATGACATGAGTTACATGCATAGAGATTGAGACTTAACAATACTGGGAAGGGAAATCATATTTTGCAAACAAATATAAGTAGCATTTATGCACATCTTTTttattcccttttctttttcagaATGGCATAATAACGTTTGTAGAGTGTCAATAATAgtttaattatgaaaaattgCATAAGATTCTAAGAGTGAGAAATGAAAATGCCAACAAGGAAGCCAATTTTTGCATGAATTAATCTAAAAAgagaatttaaaaactaaacaaTTCTAATCGTTAAACCACATTTTGAAATAAAACATCTTTGAATACACACACCAAGTCATCGACATCATGTACTAATGACTTTGACCTATTTACTAACAGACAGTACTACAAATGCTGATACAATGCATGACACATAGCTGCCCTGAAACTTTGACGTAGTAACAGAAAACCGTTTTACATTCTCACATAATAAGAAAAACACAGGTTTGAGGTTAAataagggacactttggatgcggtctctAATTTCCAATGTTATTTGACTGAAACCCttgtggtttttagttttttattgaagtccctgatattaatgtaatgtatttctatgtaggttattatatttttaaattacaaataaaatttgtaattatttatattaatgagattttaaataaaacccataatttatgggattaaaatattaaaaatgaactatactctccaatatattgtgtgtgtgtgtgtgtacacatgggtacattcatcaaaactataatcaaaaaattattgtaccaaaatatgggtacatttttcaaaaaaaaaaaaaaaaaagaatatcaggtttaataacattattaaatttcttctattaaacttgacatggatacattctcaaataaatgaaatagaatgtacccatataagttaaaaaaatagaTTAGAGAAAAcattgaatgaattttatataaaaaaatggcgcgttttatattaaaaaaagggtacatttttcatataacaaattggtatatttaagaatgggtacatataagattgtacaaacttattctagttttattttttatattttggaaatgtttgaattgaaaattaatgaggagtttaataagggtgtgagtattaaactcTAAAAGAATTagataaaaattatgtaacttgcATGTAATTCATTAACATATTAATGCTAGaaactttgatcaaaatttaaaaacttataaggttttagtcaatgaacattagAAACTAAGAACCAGATACCAATTTTTCCTACATAATTGCcccaatttattttaaattgtaaattTAGTCAAATGTTCCTCTATTGACTTCCTATTAATACAAGGAGTAATGcaaggaagactaaatttgtaaatttattttgcaaactaaatgatgtgtcatcaataaaaaataagcatgtttatcaacatttaagtaataattcaatcattaactttcatgttatttaatttacaaaattttatctacaaatttagtcttccttgCATTACTCTAATACAGGAATCATTTTCAATCTAATACGtcacatttttttataattgtcTTTGTCTCTTAGTCCAATCATCTGACCCAAATTAAAGACGGTCATGATATTATCTCCCTCACTTTTTATTCTTAATCCCACCCAAAAATGACAATTTCAATATATTTGTCAGTCAATGCACGCGACTTTGACCAAATCAATCTCTTCACACCATGAAGGATGCTCTATATAAATGGATCATCAAAATGCACCAAGAGAAAGAAGCTAAAGAGAAACGGAGGAGGTAAATCAGAAGATGATGAGTACTTGTGATTCAAATAACATGGTTCATAAGGATCAAGATGCAAATATGCTTCCTGGGTATCGCTTTCATCCTACTGATGAAGAGCTTGTGAGGTTTTACCTTCGTAGGAAGGTGGAGAACAAACCCATTCGTCTTGACCTAATCAAGCATATCGATATTTACAAATATGACCCTTGGGATCTTCCAAGTATGCTCCTTAATCTCCTTCAGTTTCTAACTACTTCAAATTGTTTCCAACGTATCTGTTCATGATTTTATGTAGATACAACTTGTGAGTAAAGCATGCATGCAGAAAATTAATCCATTCGTAACTACAGTGAAATTACgtattattttttgtgtttacTCAAATTTTGTTTCTCCATTTGTTAATGCAGAAGCTAGTGGTAGTGTTGGGGACAAGGAGTGGTACTTCTTTTGCAGAAGGGGACAGAAATACAAAAATAGCATAAGACCTAATAGGGTGACAAAGTCTGGGTTTTGGAAAGCCACTGGTATTGATAAACCTGTATATTCGGATGGAGACTTTCGCAGCTGCATTGGCTTGAAGAAATCCCTAGTTTACTATAGAGGGAGTGCTGGAAAAGGCACCAAAACCGATTGGATGATGCACGAGTTCCGTCTTTCAGCTAATTCAAGCAATAATACCTCTGACATCAAAAATAGTACTCAAGAAGCTGTAAGATTAATTCATCTTAAATGGCAAGTTGTAGTACTATATATTCAATATTCCTAGTTGTACATTTCTTACTCGATATTTGGCATTCATTAATAATCAGACTCTGAATTAGATTACACATTTA
Encoded proteins:
- the LOC126588063 gene encoding transcription factor JUNGBRUNNEN 1-like gives rise to the protein MMSTCDSNNMVHKDQDANMLPGYRFHPTDEELVRFYLRRKVENKPIRLDLIKHIDIYKYDPWDLPKASGSVGDKEWYFFCRRGQKYKNSIRPNRVTKSGFWKATGIDKPVYSDGDFRSCIGLKKSLVYYRGSAGKGTKTDWMMHEFRLSANSSNNTSDIKNSTQEAEVWTLCRIMKRNNTSNGKYTSNWHKTTLNPKQSVADSSSKTCSSESDTTFGALAAKDQFERSPLFRNDHMYEGNQFFPGQLSLKDEVIDPDSYISFPKSPNEYEMLTSNGNWDELRPMVDCVLNSSLLFGYS